Proteins found in one Balneola sp. genomic segment:
- the ruvX gene encoding Holliday junction resolvase RuvX — protein MQEYSRLVGIDVGIKRIGIAQTDLLKTFSSPVGTYSPEQVFARLEGIVSESKVQAFIVGWPLQPDGSEGDTATMVQSFIDRLSATFPTIPIHKVDERYSSNEAMGLMIDAGLKRKKRKQKESVDRIAAAIILQRYLEENHS, from the coding sequence GTTGGAATAAAACGAATCGGTATTGCCCAGACGGATCTCCTCAAAACATTCTCCAGCCCTGTAGGCACCTATTCTCCCGAGCAAGTTTTTGCTCGCTTGGAAGGTATTGTCTCAGAATCGAAGGTTCAGGCATTTATTGTGGGTTGGCCTTTACAACCTGACGGTTCTGAAGGAGATACTGCGACTATGGTGCAATCTTTCATTGATCGATTAAGTGCTACATTTCCTACAATTCCCATCCATAAAGTTGATGAGCGCTATTCGTCTAATGAGGCTATGGGTTTAATGATAGATGCTGGTCTAAAACGAAAGAAAAGGAAGCAAAAAGAGAGTGTGGATAGAATTGCAGCAGCCATTATCTTACAGCGTTATTTGGAAGAAAATCATTCTTAA
- the def gene encoding peptide deformylase, translating to MPILPIVTYNDPVLRAKAEPVQEFTEEVVQFIQDMFDTMYNSDGVGLAAPQVGVSTRIFVLDADNMLDEEEEKPGPMAFINPEILEKKGSEIPMDEGCLSIPEVTDKVIRPETVVVKYKDEEFNDCEIEASGWLARVIQHEYDHLDGILFIDYLSSFRKRMHKSDLKEIEKGIRETKYPVKPK from the coding sequence ATGCCGATTTTACCAATTGTTACTTACAACGATCCTGTTCTAAGAGCTAAGGCTGAGCCCGTTCAGGAATTTACTGAAGAGGTTGTTCAGTTTATTCAAGATATGTTCGATACAATGTATAATTCAGACGGAGTGGGGCTCGCAGCTCCTCAGGTTGGAGTATCAACAAGAATTTTTGTACTGGATGCTGATAATATGTTGGATGAAGAGGAAGAAAAACCAGGTCCTATGGCATTTATCAATCCTGAGATTCTTGAAAAGAAAGGTAGTGAAATCCCAATGGATGAAGGGTGTTTAAGCATCCCGGAAGTAACCGATAAAGTAATTAGGCCAGAAACAGTAGTTGTTAAGTATAAGGATGAAGAATTCAATGATTGTGAAATAGAAGCTTCCGGCTGGCTTGCTAGAGTCATACAGCATGAATATGACCACCTCGATGGGATTTTATTTATCGATTATCTAAGCTCATTTCGCAAAAGAATGCACAAATCAGATCTGAAAGAAATCGAAAA